A stretch of Plesiomonas shigelloides DNA encodes these proteins:
- the dnaX gene encoding DNA polymerase III subunit gamma/tau, with protein MSYQVLARKWRPHNFAEVVGQEHVLTALANGLSLGRLHHAYLFSGTRGVGKTSIARLFAKGLNCETGITATPCGVCETCREIDEGRFVDLLEIDAASRTKIEDTRELLDNVQYTPVRGRFKVYLIDEVHMLSRHSFNALLKTLEEPPEYVKFLLATTDPQKLPVTILSRCLQFHLKALDPDQIRAQLEKVLTAEAIPFEARALLQLARAAEGSMRDALSLADQAIAMGGGDVTATGVSHMLGTLDADQPLALVEALHRGDAEQVMLLLQQAAERGTDWEALLVETSAILHRVAMAQLLPGTLEEADPYAVRLRELARTVSPQDIQLFYQTLLVGRKELLLAPDRRSGTEMTFLRALAFHPKKVSTPVASGTFDAMAAAGQSPSRAPVSNAAPTHIAPTNAAPAHHSAPVNTAAMPAASAMQSGHMPAQAPMQMQQTQQAPMPPSQAPSYPASSHVAAGRVAPSMPPAAAPAAMEPSATVPAPMGDSAPVAGFPAGSADSPALQALQARAQLRRQRHAEPSAGEGTSTKKTTPVAAAVTLRPAGNKPSPLERLAAAGEQRVRPSAGPRTADSAVSSKAKKPEAYRWKPVNPVEEAPEVVTPDVVRSSLEHEKTPEMALKLAHEACERDSWSAQIEKLNVAKLVEQLALNAVKEEPAPGQVRLLLRSSQRHLNTDRAKEQLSEALSQLAGAPVTLEIIENDDKTRLTPLEIRQAIYDEKLAQARQSLQDDKNILQLRRLFGADLEDDSIRPL; from the coding sequence ATGAGTTATCAGGTTTTAGCCCGTAAGTGGCGTCCACATAATTTTGCAGAAGTAGTGGGTCAGGAGCACGTACTGACCGCGCTGGCGAACGGTTTATCGCTGGGCCGTCTGCACCATGCATATCTCTTTTCCGGTACGCGCGGGGTAGGGAAAACCTCTATCGCCCGTTTGTTCGCCAAAGGGCTGAACTGCGAAACCGGTATCACGGCTACGCCATGTGGCGTGTGTGAAACTTGCCGCGAAATTGATGAAGGGCGTTTTGTTGACCTGCTGGAGATTGACGCCGCTTCCCGCACCAAGATCGAAGATACCCGTGAGCTGCTAGATAATGTGCAGTACACCCCGGTGCGAGGCCGCTTCAAGGTCTATCTGATCGACGAAGTGCACATGCTCTCGCGTCACAGCTTTAACGCGCTGCTTAAGACGCTGGAAGAGCCGCCGGAGTACGTGAAATTCTTGCTGGCGACCACGGATCCGCAAAAATTACCGGTGACGATCTTATCGCGCTGTTTGCAGTTTCATCTAAAAGCACTGGATCCGGATCAGATCCGTGCCCAATTGGAAAAAGTTCTGACCGCCGAAGCCATCCCGTTTGAAGCGCGTGCATTGCTGCAACTGGCGCGCGCAGCGGAAGGCAGCATGCGTGATGCGCTCAGTCTGGCTGACCAAGCCATTGCCATGGGCGGTGGTGATGTGACCGCCACGGGTGTTTCCCATATGTTGGGCACCTTGGATGCCGATCAGCCGTTGGCGTTGGTGGAAGCCTTGCATCGCGGCGATGCCGAGCAGGTTATGCTGCTGTTGCAGCAAGCAGCCGAGCGAGGTACCGATTGGGAAGCTTTGCTGGTGGAGACATCAGCGATTTTACATCGCGTGGCGATGGCGCAATTGCTGCCAGGTACGCTGGAAGAGGCCGACCCGTATGCCGTTCGCTTGCGTGAGTTGGCGCGAACCGTTTCGCCGCAGGATATTCAACTGTTTTATCAGACCTTGCTGGTGGGCCGTAAAGAGCTGCTGTTAGCGCCGGATCGTCGCAGTGGCACTGAAATGACTTTCCTGCGCGCATTGGCTTTTCATCCAAAAAAAGTGAGCACGCCGGTAGCGTCTGGTACTTTTGATGCCATGGCGGCAGCCGGTCAGAGTCCAAGCCGTGCACCGGTATCCAATGCCGCACCTACTCACATTGCGCCAACGAATGCAGCGCCAGCGCATCACTCCGCACCAGTGAACACGGCCGCCATGCCAGCCGCATCGGCGATGCAAAGTGGGCATATGCCTGCGCAAGCGCCAATGCAAATGCAGCAAACGCAGCAAGCACCTATGCCACCCTCACAAGCGCCGTCGTATCCAGCATCGTCGCATGTCGCTGCGGGGCGTGTAGCACCGAGTATGCCACCAGCGGCTGCGCCTGCGGCAATGGAGCCTAGCGCTACCGTACCTGCACCAATGGGAGATAGCGCGCCAGTTGCTGGCTTCCCTGCAGGGAGTGCTGATTCGCCAGCGTTACAGGCCTTGCAAGCCCGTGCGCAACTGCGCCGTCAGCGGCATGCCGAGCCTTCGGCGGGTGAGGGCACTAGCACAAAAAAAACGACGCCGGTTGCAGCAGCCGTAACCCTGCGACCGGCCGGGAATAAACCTTCGCCACTGGAGCGCTTAGCCGCCGCCGGTGAGCAACGTGTGCGTCCGAGTGCGGGGCCGCGAACGGCAGATAGCGCCGTGAGCAGCAAAGCCAAAAAGCCGGAAGCTTATCGCTGGAAGCCGGTTAATCCAGTAGAAGAAGCACCAGAGGTGGTGACACCCGATGTCGTGCGCTCGTCACTGGAGCACGAAAAAACGCCAGAAATGGCGCTGAAGCTGGCGCACGAAGCCTGTGAGCGTGATAGCTGGTCGGCGCAAATTGAAAAGCTGAACGTGGCGAAATTGGTGGAACAGCTGGCCTTAAATGCGGTAAAAGAGGAGCCTGCACCCGGGCAGGTTCGTTTGTTACTGCGCTCATCGCAGCGGCATTTGAACACCGATCGCGCCAAAGAACAGTTAAGCGAGGCGCTGAGCCAATTGGCGGGCGCACCGGTAACGCTTGAAATTATCGAAAATGATGATAAAACCCGTCTGACTCCGCTTGAGATTAGACAGGCG
- the apt gene encoding adenine phosphoribosyltransferase: protein MTEQTRQLIKDSIKTIADYPKQGILFRDVTSMLEVPEAFAASIRLIVDRYRDQGFTKVVGTESRGFIFGAPVALEMGVGFVPVRKPGKLPREVIAESYALEYGTDTLEMHVDAIVPGDKVLVIDDLLATGGTIEATAKLIRRLGGEVTDAAFIINLPDLGGQKRLEGMGINTFSLVDFEGH, encoded by the coding sequence ATGACCGAGCAAACACGTCAATTAATTAAAGACAGTATTAAAACTATTGCGGATTACCCGAAGCAGGGCATTTTGTTCCGTGATGTGACCAGCATGCTGGAAGTTCCAGAGGCATTTGCTGCCAGTATCCGTCTGATTGTTGACCGCTATCGTGATCAAGGCTTCACCAAAGTGGTGGGCACTGAGTCACGCGGTTTTATCTTCGGTGCGCCGGTAGCGTTGGAGATGGGTGTTGGTTTTGTTCCTGTGCGTAAGCCGGGCAAACTGCCACGTGAAGTGATCGCGGAAAGCTATGCGCTGGAATACGGCACTGACACACTGGAAATGCACGTTGATGCCATTGTTCCGGGTGATAAAGTGCTGGTGATTGATGATCTGCTGGCGACTGGCGGTACCATTGAAGCGACCGCGAAGCTGATCCGTCGTCTGGGCGGTGAAGTGACTGATGCTGCATTCATCATCAACCTGCCAGATCTGGGTGGCCAGAAGCGTCTGGAAGGCATGGGCATCAATACCTTCAGTCTGGTTGACTTCGAAGGTCATTAA
- the dtpA gene encoding dipeptide/tripeptide permease DtpA, with the protein MSISESLKQPKSFYLIFSVELWERFGFYGLQGILAVYLVQELKLSETHSFALFSSFIALVYGLVAVGGWLGDKVLGTKRLIILGALTLMVGYAMIAFSGNHLMWVYLGLGTIAVGNGLFKANPSSLLSKCYDKHDPRLDGAFTLYYMSINIGSFVSMLITPYLASRYGWNVAFSLSVLGLLLTIINFLLMKGWVKQYGSTPDFAPVNRRHLLYVIIGTVIACFVSGWVLEHIIVAHIALALVSAGIILIFIRETFALTGAARRKMIVAFVLMLEAVIFFVLYSQMPLSLNFFAIHNTVHSLFGIAVEPEQFQSLNPFWIMAASPILAIIYHRLGDKLPMPHKFAIGMILCSGAFLILYMSTLYANAAGLVSANWLVLSYLLQSVGELLISGLGLAMVAQLVPQRLMGFIMGAWFLTSAGASVIAGYVASLTATPGEVKDPLVSLHVYGHVFLQIGIVTAVIAVLMVLTAPRLNRMTHSTAEEVKAA; encoded by the coding sequence GTGTCGATCAGCGAATCACTCAAACAACCCAAATCGTTTTATCTGATTTTTTCGGTCGAACTCTGGGAACGCTTCGGCTTTTATGGCTTACAGGGCATTCTGGCTGTTTATCTGGTCCAAGAACTGAAATTAAGTGAAACGCATTCATTTGCACTGTTTTCATCCTTCATCGCGCTGGTGTACGGTCTGGTTGCCGTTGGTGGCTGGTTGGGTGATAAAGTGCTGGGCACTAAACGTCTGATTATCTTGGGTGCACTCACCCTGATGGTTGGCTACGCGATGATTGCCTTTTCTGGAAATCATCTGATGTGGGTTTATCTTGGCCTGGGTACCATTGCCGTTGGTAACGGGCTATTTAAAGCCAACCCGTCGTCTTTGCTGTCCAAATGTTATGACAAGCATGACCCGCGTCTCGACGGTGCTTTCACCCTGTATTACATGTCGATCAACATCGGCTCCTTTGTCTCTATGCTGATCACCCCGTATCTGGCCTCTCGCTATGGCTGGAATGTGGCGTTCTCGCTCAGCGTATTGGGTCTGCTGCTTACCATCATCAACTTCTTGCTGATGAAAGGTTGGGTTAAGCAATACGGCTCAACACCGGATTTCGCACCAGTTAACCGTCGTCACCTGCTGTATGTGATTATCGGTACTGTGATTGCTTGCTTCGTTTCTGGTTGGGTACTGGAGCACATCATTGTGGCGCACATTGCGCTGGCACTGGTTTCTGCCGGTATCATCTTGATTTTCATCCGTGAAACCTTTGCACTGACCGGTGCGGCGCGCCGCAAAATGATCGTGGCCTTTGTGCTGATGCTGGAAGCGGTCATTTTCTTTGTGCTGTATAGCCAAATGCCGCTGTCGTTGAACTTCTTTGCCATTCACAACACCGTGCATAGTCTGTTCGGTATTGCCGTTGAGCCTGAGCAGTTCCAGTCACTGAACCCATTTTGGATCATGGCGGCCAGCCCAATCTTAGCCATCATTTATCACCGCTTAGGCGATAAATTACCGATGCCACACAAATTCGCAATCGGTATGATCTTGTGCTCCGGTGCGTTCCTGATCCTGTACATGAGTACTCTGTACGCCAATGCCGCCGGTCTGGTTTCCGCCAACTGGCTGGTACTGAGCTACTTGCTGCAAAGTGTTGGGGAATTGCTGATTTCCGGCTTAGGCTTGGCGATGGTGGCACAATTAGTTCCACAGCGTCTGATGGGCTTTATCATGGGGGCATGGTTCCTGACTTCAGCGGGTGCATCGGTCATTGCCGGTTATGTGGCAAGCCTGACTGCTACTCCGGGTGAAGTGAAAGATCCACTGGTGTCACTGCATGTTTACGGCCATGTGTTCTTGCAAATCGGTATTGTCACCGCAGTCATTGCTGTACTGATGGTGCTCACAGCACCGCGTCTGAACCGCATGACTCACAGCACCGCCGAGGAAGTCAAAGCCGCCTAA
- a CDS encoding DUF454 family protein, whose translation MRWVYLIVGWLAIVLGALGVVLPLLPTTPFLLLACFCFARSSPRWHEWLMYRSPFAALLQQWHARRSIPRKAKQRATLFIIVSFAVSISLVTYWWLKVALLVMMLVLLLMFRRIPVED comes from the coding sequence GTGCGCTGGGTGTATTTGATTGTTGGCTGGCTGGCAATAGTGTTAGGGGCGTTGGGCGTGGTGCTGCCTTTGCTGCCGACGACACCGTTTTTATTGTTAGCGTGTTTTTGTTTTGCGCGTTCATCCCCGCGTTGGCATGAATGGTTGATGTACCGCTCGCCGTTTGCCGCTTTATTACAGCAGTGGCATGCACGGCGCAGTATTCCACGTAAGGCGAAACAACGGGCGACCTTGTTTATTATCGTTAGTTTTGCGGTCAGTATTTCGCTGGTGACATACTGGTGGCTGAAAGTGGCACTGCTCGTGATGATGCTGGTGTTGTTACTGATGTTTCGCCGGATTCCGGTTGAAGATTAG
- a CDS encoding porin, whose product MKKTILALAVPALLAAGVTNAATVYNNDGTKIDLKGSIRLLAEDGARRDADLSDDSSRIGLGINHDLGNGLSGLGYIEMGYDTQMPETNSKSTIKNRQAYAGLSLDGVGTITAGRITAPFDDVAVSDYTWTYGGVMDFGKMQDSADRGPFGQKNTFLARTSNSVKVESAEFNGFKAAGSYTMQTGDNTSDVKNAYTLAAFYTSDFGLTFNAGYGHGKSVGQEASLNTAAINAVDADIWGIGAQYQIADFSIGLDYGQAKLDWNTAGESNSKADLLGVGVKYQIIEQTKVYAGYYSRDYSDYKNWDRHDLYVVGTDYAFSKNVVTFLEYAHDDYKYVKPTTDVKNDDRIGLGFRVYF is encoded by the coding sequence ATGAAAAAGACAATTCTGGCTCTGGCAGTTCCAGCTCTGCTGGCTGCAGGCGTAACCAACGCAGCAACCGTATACAACAACGACGGCACCAAGATTGACCTGAAAGGTTCTATCCGTCTGCTGGCTGAAGATGGCGCACGTCGTGATGCAGATCTGAGCGATGACAGCTCCCGTATCGGTCTGGGCATCAACCACGATCTGGGCAACGGTCTGAGCGGCCTGGGCTACATCGAAATGGGTTATGACACCCAGATGCCTGAAACTAACTCCAAGTCTACCATCAAGAACCGTCAAGCTTACGCTGGTCTGTCTCTGGATGGCGTTGGTACTATCACTGCCGGTCGTATCACTGCTCCGTTCGATGACGTAGCGGTATCCGACTATACTTGGACTTACGGTGGTGTAATGGATTTCGGTAAAATGCAGGATTCTGCAGACCGTGGTCCATTTGGTCAAAAGAACACTTTCCTGGCTCGTACTTCCAACTCTGTGAAAGTTGAGTCTGCTGAATTCAACGGCTTCAAAGCTGCTGGTTCTTACACCATGCAAACTGGTGACAACACCAGTGATGTTAAGAATGCCTATACTCTGGCAGCATTCTATACTTCTGACTTCGGTCTGACTTTTAACGCTGGTTACGGTCACGGTAAGTCTGTAGGTCAGGAAGCTAGCCTGAATACTGCAGCAATCAACGCTGTTGATGCTGACATCTGGGGTATTGGTGCGCAGTACCAAATCGCAGACTTCTCTATCGGTCTGGACTATGGTCAAGCTAAGCTGGACTGGAACACTGCTGGTGAGTCTAACTCCAAAGCTGACCTGCTGGGTGTTGGTGTGAAGTACCAGATCATCGAGCAAACCAAAGTATACGCGGGTTACTATAGCCGCGATTACAGCGATTACAAAAACTGGGACCGTCATGACCTGTACGTAGTTGGTACTGACTACGCGTTCTCTAAGAACGTCGTGACCTTCTTGGAATACGCGCATGACGACTACAAGTACGTTAAGCCAACTACTGACGTGAAGAACGACGACCGTATCGGTCTGGGCTTCCGCGTATACTTCTAA
- the dinG gene encoding ATP-dependent DNA helicase DinG produces the protein MLSPDTKATIRNVYRALSSAMPGFKPRQGQLQLIAEIAKTLAGEHAPKPRILVAEAATGIGKSLSYLVAAIPYAQANNKKLVISTATVALQEQLVNKDLPFYATYSKLPFHYTLAKGRTRYCCAHKLANSSQAESQLAMWETPPQPEEVKKLQAMHDALQDGSWNGDRDSWPEPVADSLWQQIASERHHCNMSLAAHRQCPFQRARADLLTHDVIVANHSLLMADLDLGGGAILPEPEDTLYVIDEAHHLPDVAREFFAVQLPLRQSALWAERLNQQSSKLLSILTTGRAQELVNRLRQSLTDMIPALRQLMQIIEHSEQQFSADNIWRFPLGEVPEGFRPLFDELKLSSRKANQTLGILLDQATELVRNDASQNARVEPILAEFSPYLERMNMLERCWTAMNKEEHPSAAPFARWLARDTENHDILVAASPLEIGGKLDGLLWSRCAGAVLCSATLRALGKFDYFCRQAGLGNAHDVVHLALASPFDYPNRSQLLIPNITTDPADENFTKMLIEMLPNYLNGQSASLILFASYWQMNQVAAGLRDKGLSLLVQGEASRDALLTLHKMQCDGGKPSILLGTGSFSEGLDLPGHYLTNLIITKLPFAVPTSPLEQAYAEYITHKGGNPFLQITVPEASRKLVQSVGRLIRTEEDSGRVILLDRRVITRRYGKALLDALPPLKRVVEY, from the coding sequence ATGCTAAGCCCTGATACCAAAGCTACTATTCGTAATGTTTATCGCGCCTTATCTAGCGCGATGCCCGGCTTTAAACCGCGCCAAGGGCAGCTACAACTGATCGCTGAAATTGCCAAAACGCTGGCCGGCGAACATGCCCCTAAACCACGAATTTTGGTCGCCGAAGCGGCTACCGGTATTGGTAAATCGCTGTCTTACTTGGTCGCGGCTATTCCCTACGCGCAAGCCAATAATAAAAAATTGGTGATCTCAACCGCTACAGTTGCGCTACAAGAACAGCTGGTTAACAAGGACTTACCGTTTTATGCTACGTACAGTAAGTTACCGTTTCATTACACGTTGGCAAAAGGTCGGACGCGTTACTGCTGCGCCCACAAGCTCGCCAACAGCAGCCAAGCCGAGTCTCAACTCGCGATGTGGGAAACGCCACCGCAGCCAGAAGAGGTGAAAAAACTGCAAGCGATGCATGATGCATTGCAAGATGGCAGTTGGAACGGCGATCGCGATAGCTGGCCTGAACCGGTAGCAGACAGTTTGTGGCAACAAATAGCCTCGGAGCGCCATCATTGCAACATGTCACTAGCGGCGCACCGTCAATGCCCGTTTCAGCGCGCACGCGCCGATCTGCTTACCCACGATGTGATCGTGGCAAACCACAGTCTACTGATGGCTGATTTGGATCTGGGCGGCGGCGCAATTTTGCCTGAGCCAGAAGATACCCTGTATGTCATTGATGAAGCACATCATTTACCTGATGTGGCGCGTGAGTTTTTTGCTGTACAGCTCCCACTGCGCCAAAGTGCGCTATGGGCTGAGCGGCTCAATCAGCAAAGCAGTAAATTACTCAGCATCCTAACCACTGGCCGAGCTCAAGAGCTAGTGAATCGACTGCGGCAAAGCCTGACCGACATGATCCCCGCATTACGTCAGCTTATGCAAATTATTGAGCATTCAGAGCAGCAATTTAGTGCAGATAACATTTGGCGCTTTCCTTTAGGAGAAGTACCGGAAGGGTTTCGGCCGCTATTTGACGAGCTCAAACTCTCTAGCCGCAAAGCAAATCAGACGCTCGGTATTTTACTCGATCAAGCCACAGAGCTGGTGCGCAATGACGCATCACAAAATGCCCGTGTAGAGCCGATATTAGCGGAGTTTTCGCCTTATCTAGAGCGGATGAATATGCTGGAACGCTGTTGGACGGCCATGAATAAAGAAGAGCATCCTTCAGCCGCACCTTTTGCCCGTTGGCTAGCACGTGATACCGAAAATCATGACATTTTGGTGGCCGCCTCTCCGCTAGAAATTGGTGGCAAGTTAGACGGCTTATTATGGAGCCGCTGCGCGGGGGCCGTACTGTGCTCGGCGACCCTGCGTGCATTAGGAAAATTTGACTATTTTTGCCGTCAGGCCGGATTAGGTAATGCCCACGATGTGGTGCATTTGGCGCTGGCATCACCGTTTGACTACCCTAATCGTAGTCAGTTACTGATCCCCAATATCACCACCGATCCTGCGGATGAAAACTTCACCAAAATGCTGATTGAGATGCTGCCAAATTACCTTAATGGGCAATCGGCCAGTCTGATTTTGTTCGCGTCATATTGGCAAATGAATCAAGTGGCCGCCGGTTTGCGTGACAAAGGTTTGAGCCTGCTGGTTCAAGGTGAAGCATCCCGTGATGCACTATTAACCTTACATAAAATGCAGTGTGATGGCGGCAAACCCAGTATTTTACTCGGCACGGGCAGTTTCTCCGAAGGTCTGGATTTACCCGGCCATTATCTGACGAACCTGATTATCACTAAGCTGCCGTTTGCTGTGCCCACATCACCACTGGAGCAGGCTTATGCCGAGTACATCACGCATAAAGGCGGCAATCCGTTTTTGCAAATCACCGTGCCAGAAGCGAGCCGCAAGCTGGTACAATCGGTCGGACGCCTGATCCGCACCGAAGAAGATAGCGGACGGGTGATCCTGCTCGACCGGCGGGTGATCACGCGCCGCTACGGTAAAGCCCTGCTCGATGCCTTACCACCATTAAAGCGCGTAGTAGAATATTAA
- the priC gene encoding primosomal replication protein PriC: MSLTARLKNALSELEKAAIEADRLQTERPRFAPALFKCHSPRLTDCVRELEQNLNQLEQLHSAQQAGFLAETITAQFSALQRELSTQSLRKKEVAAAKRTNTGKHIDLYDELARHQDYERRLNDMIRVRETKLGSCVTLQQQQTLQQEIAAYEGRLFRCRQALKKIELRIQRREEKLMP, encoded by the coding sequence ATGTCGTTAACAGCCCGCCTGAAAAATGCGTTATCCGAGCTTGAAAAGGCCGCCATCGAAGCCGATCGCTTGCAAACAGAGCGTCCACGTTTTGCACCAGCACTATTTAAATGCCACAGCCCACGTCTGACCGATTGTGTGCGTGAGCTGGAGCAGAATTTAAATCAGCTGGAACAGCTGCACTCTGCGCAACAAGCAGGATTTTTAGCTGAAACCATCACAGCACAGTTCTCGGCATTACAACGGGAGCTGTCGACGCAATCACTGCGTAAAAAAGAGGTCGCAGCGGCTAAACGAACCAATACCGGCAAACATATTGATCTGTATGATGAGTTGGCACGTCATCAAGATTATGAACGCCGGCTCAATGACATGATCCGAGTACGGGAAACCAAATTAGGTAGCTGCGTGACCTTGCAACAACAGCAAACGCTGCAGCAGGAGATTGCAGCGTATGAAGGTCGTCTATTTCGCTGCCGACAAGCATTGAAAAAAATCGAATTACGCATTCAACGCCGCGAAGAAAAACTGATGCCTTAA
- a CDS encoding GlsB/YeaQ/YmgE family stress response membrane protein → MGIISWIILGLIVGILAKWIMPGKDEGGFIITVVLGIIGALVGGYLSQILGIATMTGFNIKSLIFSVIGALLVLFIYRKVKG, encoded by the coding sequence ATGGGCATCATTTCGTGGATTATTCTCGGCTTGATCGTCGGTATTCTGGCCAAATGGATTATGCCAGGGAAAGATGAAGGTGGTTTTATCATTACCGTGGTTTTGGGTATCATCGGCGCGCTGGTCGGTGGCTATCTGAGCCAAATTCTCGGCATCGCCACCATGACCGGATTTAATATCAAGAGCCTGATATTCTCCGTGATAGGTGCGCTGTTAGTACTGTTTATCTACCGCAAAGTTAAAGGTTAA
- the rsmS gene encoding pleiotropic regulatory protein RsmS: MSLENAPEEIQLAVDLIYLLETNEVDPKTALAALEFVKKDLLAKLAVTSATSTV; the protein is encoded by the coding sequence ATGAGTCTGGAAAACGCACCGGAAGAGATCCAACTGGCAGTTGATCTGATTTATCTGCTGGAAACCAATGAGGTCGATCCCAAAACTGCGCTGGCCGCGCTGGAGTTTGTGAAAAAAGATTTGTTGGCCAAACTGGCCGTCACTTCAGCGACATCAACGGTTTAA